The Periplaneta americana isolate PAMFEO1 chromosome 2, P.americana_PAMFEO1_priV1, whole genome shotgun sequence genome has a window encoding:
- the LOC138692741 gene encoding zinc finger protein 726-like yields the protein MEEEDGDIHDDGSDEVEEEEEMEDEEDEEEEEVEVEVRSSSSGDELKKSDSDNELSEQESHGAVTRSFSRRKKQAETEIKSEVSPRKCHRCGKILSTDFCLCVYKIPFQCERCDITFAGLPEFQSHMRSVHARNRSGVGASASDTPSSEHADMKDVNQPSALQVNNVQNSESELPRTAQPLEVHTCQTCRETFTTKLGLMAHSLNHIEREETNTYKCNHCNREFTSTVRLSIHVTRMHIEEKKFLCDVCNKGFSSASTLEAHKRLHLGIRPYKCDICGKSYSQSGNLAYHKSTHTGVKSHVCHLCGKAFLTAGILANHERRHAGLKPYVCDQCGRAFADNYTLTHHKVVHSGIRSYMCDVCGKAFVHKHTLASHKRIHSGEKRYRCAICERAFTQMSTMLQHRNTHTGEKSYRCICGKAFTQQSSLARHKRLHEGGVESFPCHLCEKKFAYKSTLYKHRRRTHGIDNPHITYNTSFSDTQL from the exons ATGGAAGAGGAAGATGGCGACATACATGACGATGGTAGTGATGAAgtggaagaggaggaagaaatggaagatgaagaagatgaggaagaagaagaggtagAAGTAGAAGTGCGAAGTTCTTCTAGCGGAGATGAGCTGAAGAAATCAGATTCTGATAATGAATTATCTGAACAAGAATCTCATGGTGCAGTTACGAGATCTTTCTCCCGTAGAAAGAAACAAGCAGAGACTGAAATAAAATCAGAAGTTTCTCCACGAAAATGCCATCGGTGTGGCAAAATCCTCTCTACTGACTTCTGTCTTTGTGTGTACAAAATACCATTTCAGTGCGAACGATGCGACATAACTTTTGCAGGTCTTCCCGAATTTCAGTCCCACATGCGTTCTGTCCACGCGCGCAATCGTAGTGGTGTTGGTGCTAGTGCCAGTGATACCCCGTCTAGTGAACATGCTGATATGAAAGATGTAAATCAACCAAGTGCACTTCAAGTCAATAATGTTCAAAACTCAGAATCCGAGCTTCCAAGAACTGCACAGCCTCTGGAAGTCCATACATGCCAGACTTGTAGAGAGACCTTCACCACGAAGCTCGGTCTCATGGCGCATAGTTTAAATCATATCGAACGCGAGGAGACGAACACGTATAAATGTAACCACTGCAATCGAGAGTTCACTTCAACTGTTAGATTGTCCATTCACGTAACGAGAATGCATATAGAGGAGAAGAAGTTTTTATGTGATGTGTGCAATAAAGGCTTCAG TAGTGCCAGCACACTGGAAGCACATAAGAGGTTACATCTTGGCATCCGGCCTtacaaatgtgatatttgtggcaAGTCGTACTCACAGTCCGGGAACCTGGCATATCACAAGAGCACCCACACTGGCGTGAAGTCCCATGTCTGCCATCTGTGTGGAAAGGCGTTCCTTACAGCTGGGATTCTGGCGAATCATGAGCGACGACATGCTGGACTCAAGCCATATGTCTGTGATCAGTGTGGGCGTGCCTTCGCTGACAACTACACACTCACACATCACAAG gTAGTACACTCAGGAATCCGTAGCTACATGTGTGATGTGTGTGGGAAGGCATTTGTGCACAAGCATACTCTAGCCAGCCACAAGCGTATCCACAGTGGGGAGAAGCGTTACCGATGTGCAATATGCGAAAGAGCGTTTACTCAGATGTCAACCATGCTACAGCACCGCAACACCCACACTGGGGAGAAGTCATATCGATGCATTTGTGGGAAGGCTTTTACACAGCAGTCCAGCCTTGCACGGCACAAGAG aTTGCACGAAGGAGGAGTTGAGTCATTTCCTTGTCATCTCTGCGAGAAGAAGTTTGCATACAAGAGCACTTTGTACAAACACAGACGTCGAACACACGGCATTGACAATCCTCATATCACTTACAACACTTCCTTTAGTGATACGCAACTCTAA